In one window of Burkholderia cepacia ATCC 25416 DNA:
- a CDS encoding efflux transporter outer membrane subunit, whose protein sequence is MKFVRLVAALSAAAVLTACTSAPVATVTPPPLAATYANADLAAGGPAADTGAWWHAFHDPILDGLVDTALANNLDLQAAVARIDAARAVRIGAASQWFPSVDLNAGAGRQRLSASQAFPTDTPTTGNAFDLNASLAWEIDIFGRIRQGVSAADADIASAQNDAAAVRIATIDETVRTYVTVRGLEQRLALVEANALSQRSTEESTRRLFDAGVVPVADVDRAAAQTETTLAELPALQLQRQAAIHRLSIITASTPQAIYARVDPPAPEPVWTAAAPGVGTPADLLRRRPDVRAAEARVVAAYARIGVAEADLKPHLQLIGVIGAAIDGFSGATLARSLAWMAGAGASAPLFDGGRRRSVVALRRAQAAQAVAAYRSTVLTAVGDVETSIAATARDHSRTERLERAVSNARGAYTQINRSWRSGESAFIDTLEVQRSLLAAEDSLAQARTEEMLGRVRLMTALGQ, encoded by the coding sequence ATGAAGTTCGTTCGACTCGTGGCCGCGCTGTCCGCGGCGGCCGTCCTGACCGCGTGCACGAGCGCGCCGGTCGCCACCGTCACGCCGCCGCCGCTGGCCGCGACCTATGCGAACGCGGATCTCGCGGCCGGCGGCCCGGCCGCCGACACCGGCGCGTGGTGGCACGCTTTCCACGACCCGATCCTCGACGGGCTGGTCGACACGGCGCTCGCGAACAACCTCGACCTGCAGGCCGCAGTCGCACGCATCGACGCGGCGCGCGCGGTGCGGATCGGCGCGGCGTCGCAGTGGTTCCCTTCGGTCGACCTGAACGCGGGCGCCGGCCGCCAGCGGCTCTCCGCCTCGCAGGCATTCCCGACCGATACGCCGACGACCGGCAACGCGTTCGACCTGAATGCGAGCCTCGCGTGGGAAATCGACATCTTCGGGCGCATCCGCCAGGGCGTGTCGGCCGCCGACGCGGATATCGCGTCCGCGCAGAACGATGCGGCGGCCGTGCGGATCGCGACGATCGACGAAACCGTGCGCACCTACGTGACGGTGCGCGGGCTCGAGCAGCGGCTCGCGCTGGTCGAGGCCAACGCGTTGAGCCAGCGCAGCACCGAGGAATCGACGCGGCGCCTGTTCGACGCGGGCGTCGTGCCGGTGGCCGACGTGGACCGTGCCGCCGCGCAGACGGAAACGACGCTGGCCGAGCTGCCCGCGCTGCAACTTCAGCGGCAGGCCGCGATCCACCGGCTGTCGATCATCACCGCGTCCACGCCGCAGGCCATCTACGCGCGCGTCGATCCGCCCGCGCCGGAACCGGTGTGGACGGCCGCCGCGCCGGGCGTCGGCACGCCGGCCGACTTGCTGCGCCGCCGGCCCGACGTGCGCGCGGCCGAGGCGCGCGTTGTCGCCGCCTATGCACGGATCGGCGTGGCGGAGGCCGACCTGAAGCCGCACCTGCAACTGATCGGCGTGATCGGTGCGGCGATCGACGGCTTCTCGGGCGCGACGCTCGCGCGGTCGCTCGCCTGGATGGCCGGCGCCGGCGCGAGCGCGCCGCTGTTCGACGGCGGGCGCCGGCGCAGCGTCGTCGCGTTGCGCCGCGCGCAGGCCGCGCAGGCGGTCGCCGCGTATCGCTCGACGGTGCTGACGGCCGTCGGCGACGTCGAGACGTCGATCGCCGCCACCGCCCGCGATCACAGCCGGACCGAGCGCCTCGAACGCGCGGTGTCGAACGCGCGCGGCGCTTATACGCAGATCAACCGGTCGTGGCGCAGCGGCGAATCGGCGTTCATCGATACGCTGGAGGTGCAGCGTTCGCTGCTCGCGGCCGAGGATTCGCTCGCGCAGGCGCGCACCGAGGAAATGCTCGGCCGGGTCAGGCTGATGACTGCGCTGGGGCAGTAA
- a CDS encoding efflux RND transporter permease subunit, with translation MNLGRLSVQQPVLAIVLSIVLTIAGALAYFSLAVSEYPDIAPPTVVIQATYPGASAETVSQTVSTPIELEVNGVEDMLYMYSQATSDGSLNITVTFKPGTDVDKAQVLVQNRVALATPRLPEPVQRSGVSVRKSSPTQLGTIFLYSPDQRYDPLYVSNYAIRNVADVLKRIEGVGDINPLGAREYSMRIWLDPERVASFGLSPGDLIAAVRAQNTQLAGGVVAQAPITNQAFQPNLIFEGRLKRPEDFSDIVVKQGKDGRLVRLKDVARVEVGALAYATDSYMLRHPTIALQVLQQPGANAVATMDAVEKKMAELARDFPKGIVYNIGYNPTAFIGDSIHELVKTIYEAVVLVVFVVLLFLQGWRPSIIPILSIPVSLVGTFAAMAALGYSINNLTLFGLVLAVGIVVDNAIVVVENVERHLSAGAGPRDATLLTMKEVGGALFAITLVLCAVFVPTSFIPGISGQFFRQFGVTIAVSTAISFFTSVTLAPALSAMMLKAHARDHDVPAPASRMAAPFAPAMRVARRISNAFNRVFQRLSDAYGRLVRKVVRIIPAMGVLYVVLIAATGYLLVSSPKGFIPAQDRGYLVVLVRMPDGATLERTSAVARKIEDIALSVPGVARVPVFSGVNAATGTNSANSAGLFPVFQPWPERKARGLTIDTIAAEMRKRLAAVTEASIVVAMPPPVQGLGSTGGFAMRLEDRNGLGTAALAKATQDLVAAANRTPGMVGVYTPYSATSPQVHVELDREKAEMLGVPSQAINDAVETYFGSTYINDFNIVGRTYRVTAQADLPFRVGASDLARLKVRNRDGEMVPIGSVTRIDDTLGVDRAPRYNLYPATEINGDTAPGLGSGFAIKTMESLAKQVLPPGISFEWTDLSYQQTTAGNTGLLVFPLCVLLVYLVLAAQYGSWSLPVSILLIVPMCLLAASLGVRALGQDVNILTQIGFIVLVGLAAKNAILIVEVARQLEADGTELVEAVVEACVQRLRPIVMTSLAFILGVLPLVISDGAGAEMRQAVGAAVFFGMIGVTFFGLLFTPVFYVMVRRLALRKAAVATIATEVVQ, from the coding sequence ATGAACCTCGGCCGTCTGTCCGTCCAGCAACCGGTGCTCGCGATCGTCCTGTCCATCGTGCTGACCATCGCCGGTGCGCTGGCCTATTTCTCGCTCGCGGTGTCCGAGTATCCGGACATCGCGCCGCCGACCGTCGTGATCCAGGCGACCTATCCGGGCGCGTCCGCGGAAACGGTGTCGCAAACGGTGTCGACGCCGATCGAACTCGAAGTGAACGGCGTGGAAGACATGCTGTACATGTACAGCCAGGCGACGTCCGACGGCAGCCTGAACATCACCGTGACGTTCAAGCCCGGCACCGACGTCGACAAGGCGCAGGTGCTCGTGCAGAACCGCGTCGCGCTCGCGACGCCGCGCCTGCCCGAGCCCGTGCAGCGCAGCGGCGTATCGGTGCGCAAGTCGTCGCCGACGCAGCTCGGCACGATCTTCCTGTACTCGCCGGACCAGCGCTACGATCCGCTGTACGTGTCGAACTACGCGATCCGCAACGTCGCGGACGTGCTGAAGCGGATCGAAGGCGTCGGCGACATCAACCCGCTCGGCGCGCGCGAATACTCGATGCGCATCTGGCTCGATCCCGAGCGCGTCGCGTCGTTCGGCCTGAGCCCCGGCGACCTGATCGCCGCGGTGCGGGCGCAGAACACGCAGCTCGCGGGCGGCGTGGTCGCGCAGGCGCCGATCACGAACCAGGCGTTCCAGCCGAACCTGATCTTCGAAGGGCGGCTCAAGCGTCCCGAAGATTTCAGCGACATCGTCGTCAAGCAGGGCAAGGACGGGCGGCTCGTGCGGCTGAAGGATGTCGCGCGCGTCGAGGTCGGCGCACTCGCGTATGCGACCGACAGCTACATGCTGCGCCACCCGACGATCGCGTTGCAGGTGCTGCAGCAGCCCGGCGCGAACGCGGTCGCGACGATGGATGCGGTCGAGAAGAAGATGGCCGAACTGGCCAGGGACTTCCCGAAGGGCATCGTCTACAACATCGGCTACAACCCGACCGCCTTCATCGGCGACAGCATCCACGAACTCGTCAAGACCATCTACGAAGCCGTCGTGCTCGTCGTGTTCGTCGTGCTGCTGTTCCTGCAGGGCTGGCGGCCGTCGATCATCCCGATCCTGTCGATTCCGGTGTCGCTCGTCGGCACGTTCGCGGCGATGGCCGCGCTCGGCTACTCGATCAACAACCTGACGCTGTTCGGCCTCGTGCTCGCGGTGGGGATCGTCGTCGACAACGCGATCGTCGTGGTCGAGAACGTCGAGCGGCACCTGTCGGCCGGCGCCGGGCCGCGCGACGCGACGCTGCTGACGATGAAGGAAGTCGGCGGCGCGCTGTTCGCGATCACGCTCGTGCTGTGCGCGGTGTTCGTGCCGACCTCGTTCATTCCGGGCATCTCGGGCCAGTTCTTCCGCCAGTTCGGCGTGACGATCGCCGTGTCGACCGCGATCTCGTTCTTCACGTCGGTGACGCTCGCGCCCGCACTCTCCGCGATGATGCTGAAAGCGCACGCCCGCGATCACGACGTGCCCGCTCCGGCGTCGCGCATGGCCGCGCCGTTCGCGCCGGCGATGCGCGTCGCGCGGCGCATCTCGAACGCGTTCAACCGCGTGTTCCAGCGCCTGTCCGATGCGTATGGCCGGCTCGTCAGGAAGGTCGTGCGGATCATCCCGGCGATGGGCGTGCTGTACGTGGTGCTGATCGCCGCGACCGGCTACCTGCTCGTGTCGAGCCCGAAGGGCTTCATTCCCGCGCAGGACCGCGGCTACCTCGTCGTGCTCGTGCGGATGCCCGACGGCGCGACGCTCGAACGCACGAGCGCCGTCGCACGCAAGATCGAGGACATCGCGCTGTCGGTGCCCGGTGTCGCACGCGTGCCGGTGTTCTCCGGCGTGAACGCGGCGACCGGCACGAACTCGGCGAACAGCGCCGGCCTGTTCCCGGTGTTCCAGCCCTGGCCCGAACGCAAGGCGCGCGGCCTGACGATCGACACGATTGCCGCCGAGATGCGCAAGCGGCTCGCGGCCGTCACCGAGGCGTCGATCGTCGTCGCGATGCCGCCGCCGGTGCAGGGCCTCGGCAGCACGGGCGGTTTCGCGATGCGGCTCGAAGACCGCAACGGCCTCGGCACCGCCGCGCTCGCGAAGGCGACGCAGGATCTGGTGGCGGCCGCGAACCGCACGCCCGGCATGGTCGGCGTCTATACGCCCTACTCCGCGACGAGCCCGCAGGTGCACGTCGAGCTCGACCGCGAGAAGGCCGAGATGCTCGGCGTGCCGAGCCAGGCCATCAACGACGCGGTCGAGACGTATTTCGGCTCGACCTACATCAACGACTTCAACATCGTCGGGCGCACCTATCGCGTGACCGCGCAGGCCGACCTGCCGTTCCGCGTCGGCGCTTCCGATCTCGCGCGGCTGAAGGTGCGCAACCGCGACGGCGAGATGGTGCCGATCGGCAGCGTCACGCGCATCGACGACACGCTCGGCGTCGATCGCGCGCCGCGCTACAACCTGTATCCGGCCACCGAGATCAACGGCGATACGGCACCGGGCCTCGGTTCCGGCTTCGCGATCAAGACGATGGAATCGCTCGCGAAACAGGTGCTGCCGCCCGGCATTTCGTTCGAATGGACCGATCTGTCGTATCAGCAGACCACGGCCGGCAACACGGGGCTGCTCGTGTTCCCGCTGTGCGTGCTGCTCGTCTACCTGGTGCTCGCCGCGCAGTACGGCAGCTGGAGCCTGCCCGTGTCGATCCTGCTGATCGTGCCGATGTGCCTGCTCGCCGCATCGCTCGGCGTGCGCGCGCTCGGCCAGGACGTGAACATCCTCACGCAGATCGGCTTCATCGTGCTGGTCGGGCTCGCCGCGAAAAACGCGATCCTGATCGTCGAGGTCGCGCGGCAGCTGGAGGCCGACGGCACCGAACTCGTCGAGGCCGTCGTCGAAGCCTGCGTGCAGCGGCTGCGCCCGATCGTGATGACGTCGCTCGCGTTCATCCTCGGCGTGCTGCCGCTCGTGATCTCCGACGGCGCCGGCGCGGAAATGCGCCAGGCGGTCGGCGCGGCCGTGTTCTTCGGGATGATCGGCGTGACGTTCTTCGGGCTGCTGTTTACGCCCGTGTTCTATGTGATGGTTCGCCGGCTCGCGTTGCGCAAGGCCGCTGTCGCGACCATCGCGACGGAGGTGGTGCAATGA
- a CDS encoding efflux RND transporter periplasmic adaptor subunit — MNRYPGLKRIARPAVLAAIPLAALVALSGCRSDDKAPAATPSVVVSAPVARDVNDVDVYTGRFEAVDTVDVRPRVSGYLDKVAFQDGATVRKGDLLFVIDPRPYQAAVTAAQGTLERAQSQLKLSRQDFERASILIRTDTIAQSLYDQRRQAVQSAQAEVTSAQGALERARLDLSFTRIVAPMSGRISRKRVSEGNLVKGGDSDATVLTTIVSQDPIDIYFDVDEESYLRYTREAQKSGGSASSRQVAIALPGDAQPSLTGTMDFVDNRLDDSTGTLRQRARVANPDRRLSPGQFGRVYLSSRVAHHALLVPDAAVATDATRRVLYFVDANGTVAIRPVTPGRLYGNLREIDAGLNAGDRVIVDGFQRVQAGDKVKAVPRAIEAATLARAASGTTGSAQ; from the coding sequence ATGAACCGATATCCAGGATTGAAGCGCATCGCGCGACCGGCCGTGCTGGCCGCCATTCCACTGGCCGCGCTCGTCGCGTTGTCCGGCTGCCGGTCGGACGACAAGGCGCCGGCCGCGACGCCGAGCGTGGTCGTCAGCGCGCCCGTCGCGCGCGACGTCAACGACGTCGACGTCTATACGGGCCGCTTCGAAGCGGTCGACACCGTCGACGTGCGCCCGCGCGTGAGCGGTTATCTCGACAAGGTCGCGTTCCAGGACGGCGCGACCGTCCGCAAGGGCGACCTGCTGTTCGTCATCGACCCGCGCCCGTATCAAGCGGCCGTCACGGCCGCGCAAGGCACGCTCGAACGCGCGCAGTCGCAACTGAAGCTGAGCCGGCAGGACTTCGAACGCGCCAGCATCCTGATCAGGACCGACACGATCGCGCAGAGCCTCTACGACCAGCGCAGGCAGGCCGTGCAAAGTGCGCAGGCCGAGGTGACGAGCGCGCAAGGTGCGCTCGAACGCGCGCGGCTCGACCTGTCGTTCACGCGCATCGTCGCGCCGATGTCCGGCCGCATCAGCCGCAAGCGCGTCAGCGAGGGCAACCTCGTGAAAGGTGGCGACAGCGACGCGACCGTGCTGACGACGATCGTGTCGCAGGACCCGATCGACATCTACTTCGATGTCGACGAGGAAAGCTACCTGCGCTATACGCGCGAGGCGCAAAAAAGCGGCGGCAGCGCGTCGTCGCGGCAGGTCGCGATCGCGCTGCCGGGCGATGCGCAGCCGTCGCTGACGGGCACGATGGATTTCGTCGACAACCGCCTCGACGACTCGACCGGCACGCTGCGGCAACGCGCGCGCGTCGCGAATCCGGACCGGCGCCTGAGCCCCGGCCAGTTCGGCCGCGTCTATCTGTCGAGCCGCGTCGCGCATCACGCGCTGCTCGTGCCGGATGCGGCCGTCGCGACCGATGCGACGCGCCGCGTGCTGTATTTCGTCGATGCGAACGGCACCGTCGCGATTCGCCCCGTGACGCCCGGCCGCCTGTACGGCAACCTGCGCGAGATCGACGCAGGGCTGAACGCGGGCGACCGCGTGATCGTCGACGGCTTCCAGCGCGTGCAGGCCGGCGACAAGGTCAAGGCCGTGCCGCGCGCGATCGAAGCCGCCACGTTGGCCCGCGCGGCGAGCGGCACGACCGGGAGCGCGCAATGA
- a CDS encoding DUF4148 domain-containing protein, giving the protein MMKTLISSTLAALILSAPALSFAQQADHQLTRAEVKAEMARLAAVGYTPALDHNQYPVAILAAEKRVRENAVAHNAPGTAPAAATSGYGSEARTAGESGRVTTINGRDSIYRGH; this is encoded by the coding sequence ATGATGAAAACGCTGATTTCTTCCACGCTTGCCGCACTGATCCTTTCCGCACCGGCGCTGTCGTTCGCGCAGCAGGCCGACCATCAACTGACCCGCGCCGAAGTGAAGGCCGAAATGGCGCGCCTCGCGGCCGTCGGCTACACCCCGGCGCTGGACCACAACCAGTATCCGGTCGCGATCCTCGCCGCCGAAAAGCGCGTGCGGGAAAACGCCGTCGCACACAATGCGCCGGGCACCGCACCGGCCGCCGCGACGTCCGGTTACGGCAGCGAAGCGCGCACCGCCGGCGAATCCGGCCGCGTGACGACGATCAACGGCCGCGACTCGATCTATCGCGGTCATTGA
- a CDS encoding aldo/keto reductase, translated as MSLKDKLPGNKILGFGTAPLGNMFRNIPDAEAAATVEAAWQHGIRYFDSAPFYGAGLAEIRLGDALANHPRDEYVLSTKVGRVILDEIEDVSARDLGEKGGLFEHGRPNRIVNDYTADATLRSIEDSLKRLRTDRLDIVWVHDIAQDFYGDEWLAQFEVARKGAFRVLSKLREEGVIKAWGLGVNRVEPIELVLDLAEPQPDGMLLAGRYTLLDHERALQRVMPAAAAQNVGIVVGGPYSSGVLAGGTHFEYQKASPDILAKVERIKAIATRYDVPIKAAALQFSMSHPATVAVIPGASRPERIAEDQAALNVVIPADFWREMREQGLIAANAPLPIDR; from the coding sequence ATGAGTCTCAAAGACAAGCTGCCCGGTAACAAGATCCTTGGTTTCGGTACGGCCCCGCTCGGCAACATGTTCCGCAACATCCCCGACGCGGAAGCCGCGGCCACCGTCGAAGCGGCATGGCAACACGGCATCCGTTATTTCGATTCGGCTCCGTTCTATGGCGCCGGCCTGGCGGAAATCCGCCTCGGCGATGCGCTGGCGAACCACCCGCGCGACGAATATGTCCTGAGCACCAAGGTTGGCCGCGTGATCCTCGACGAAATCGAAGACGTGTCGGCGCGTGATCTCGGCGAAAAGGGCGGCCTGTTCGAACACGGCCGGCCGAACCGCATCGTCAACGACTACACGGCCGACGCGACGCTGCGTTCGATCGAGGACAGCCTGAAGCGCCTGCGCACCGACCGCCTCGACATCGTCTGGGTGCACGACATCGCGCAGGACTTCTACGGCGACGAATGGCTCGCGCAGTTCGAAGTCGCGCGCAAGGGTGCGTTCCGCGTGCTGAGCAAGCTGCGCGAAGAAGGCGTGATCAAGGCATGGGGTCTCGGCGTGAACCGCGTCGAGCCGATCGAACTGGTGCTGGACCTCGCCGAACCGCAACCGGACGGCATGCTGCTGGCCGGCCGCTATACGCTGCTCGATCACGAGCGCGCGCTGCAGCGCGTGATGCCGGCGGCTGCCGCGCAGAACGTCGGGATCGTCGTCGGCGGCCCGTACAGCTCGGGCGTGCTCGCGGGCGGCACGCATTTCGAATACCAGAAGGCTTCGCCGGACATTCTCGCGAAGGTCGAGCGGATCAAGGCGATCGCCACGCGCTACGACGTGCCGATCAAGGCCGCCGCGCTGCAGTTCTCGATGTCGCATCCGGCCACCGTCGCGGTGATTCCGGGCGCGAGCCGTCCGGAGCGGATCGCGGAAGACCAGGCAGCGCTGAACGTGGTGATCCCGGCCGACTTCTGGCGCGAAATGCGTGAACAAGGTCTGATCGCGGCCAACGCGCCGTTGCCGATCGATCGCTAA
- a CDS encoding SRPBCC family protein gives MAQANASIELPASAGTVWQLIGGFGSLPDWLSYIPASELSEGGRVRRLANPAGEAIVERLVAFDEAQRSYTYAILEAPFPVVNYRSTLRVRENGPNASTVEWSGTFTPHGATDDDTVKLFRGIYEDGLAELAKRFAAA, from the coding sequence ATGGCACAGGCCAATGCAAGCATCGAACTCCCGGCTTCGGCCGGGACGGTCTGGCAACTGATCGGCGGCTTCGGGTCGCTGCCCGACTGGCTGTCGTACATTCCGGCCAGCGAGCTGAGCGAAGGCGGGCGCGTGCGGCGTCTCGCGAACCCGGCCGGCGAGGCGATCGTCGAGCGGCTGGTCGCGTTCGACGAAGCGCAACGCAGCTACACGTACGCGATCCTCGAAGCGCCGTTCCCGGTCGTGAACTATCGCTCGACGCTGCGCGTGCGCGAAAACGGCCCGAACGCGTCGACTGTCGAATGGTCGGGCACGTTCACGCCGCACGGCGCGACCGACGACGACACCGTCAAGCTGTTCCGCGGGATCTACGAAGACGGCCTCGCGGAACTGGCGAAGCGGTTCGCGGCGGCCTGA
- a CDS encoding LysR family transcriptional regulator, producing MLDIRQLQYFIAVAEEEHVGRAAERLHISQSPLSRQIAQLEEKLGLTLFERSQQRIRLTRDGRTFLSETHAFLRHANRLESLARRLGRGDEGGLCIGYLETATHSGVLPRALKTLRADRPSVHIALYNYQSAAQLEGLRERSLDIALVTEPPAPDDPELDSMRVLNDPMLLAMPDGHPLAKKKTLVADDLAAQAWIGVTQHESAPRHGAFVAACAKAGFSPDISVEATEPLAALGLVAAGLGVTMIQQSLRHQVPEGVVLRELPWFSYRTPLWAAWHKVNLRPLVGIFREILTGEEVVAVAGK from the coding sequence ATGCTCGACATCCGCCAGCTTCAGTATTTCATCGCGGTCGCGGAAGAGGAACACGTCGGCCGCGCGGCCGAACGCCTGCACATTTCGCAATCGCCGCTCAGCCGCCAGATCGCGCAGCTCGAGGAAAAGCTCGGGCTGACGCTGTTCGAACGCAGCCAGCAGCGCATTCGTCTGACGCGTGACGGCCGCACGTTCCTCAGCGAAACCCACGCGTTCCTGCGTCACGCGAACCGGCTCGAATCGCTCGCGCGCCGGCTCGGCCGCGGCGACGAAGGCGGCCTGTGCATCGGCTACCTCGAAACGGCCACGCACTCGGGCGTGCTGCCGCGTGCGCTGAAGACGCTGCGTGCCGATCGCCCGTCCGTTCACATCGCTCTGTATAACTATCAATCCGCCGCGCAGCTCGAAGGCTTGCGCGAACGCAGCCTCGACATCGCGCTCGTCACCGAGCCGCCTGCACCTGACGACCCCGAACTCGATTCGATGCGGGTGCTGAACGATCCGATGCTGCTCGCGATGCCCGACGGGCACCCGCTCGCGAAGAAGAAGACGCTCGTCGCCGACGATCTCGCCGCGCAGGCGTGGATCGGCGTCACGCAGCACGAAAGCGCGCCGCGTCACGGCGCGTTCGTCGCGGCGTGCGCGAAGGCCGGCTTTTCGCCGGACATTTCGGTGGAAGCGACCGAGCCGCTCGCGGCGCTCGGCCTCGTCGCCGCCGGGCTCGGCGTGACGATGATCCAGCAGAGCCTGCGTCACCAGGTGCCGGAAGGCGTCGTGCTGCGCGAGCTGCCGTGGTTCAGTTACCGCACGCCGCTGTGGGCCGCGTGGCACAAGGTCAACCTGCGGCCGCTGGTCGGCATCTTCCGCGAAATCCTGACCGGCGAAGAGGTCGTCGCGGTGGCTGGAAAGTAA
- a CDS encoding aldo/keto reductase, with protein sequence MSLKDTLPADNRLGFGAAPLGNMFRDIPDEEAIATVEAAWARGIRYFDTAPSYGAGLAEARLGYALAGRRRDDYVISTKVGRIVLDEMEDAKTRDYGEKSGIFAHGRANRLVSDYSADATLRSIEDSLKRLRTDRLDIVWVHDIAQDIHGDEWLAQFEAARKGAFRVLGKLREEGVIGAWGLGVNRVEPIELVLDLAEPQPDGMLLAGRYTLLDHERALQRVMPAAAARNVGIVVGGPYSSGVLVGGAHFEYRKAPPDIVAKVERIRAIAARYDVPVKAAALQFVLAHPATAAVIPGASRPERIAEDSAALTFDIPADFWREMREQQLVAADAPLPIDR encoded by the coding sequence ATGAGTCTCAAAGACACGCTGCCGGCCGACAACCGGCTCGGTTTCGGCGCGGCGCCGCTCGGCAACATGTTCCGCGACATTCCCGACGAAGAAGCGATCGCCACCGTCGAAGCCGCGTGGGCGCGCGGTATCCGCTACTTCGATACCGCGCCGTCGTACGGCGCCGGCCTGGCCGAAGCGCGCCTCGGCTACGCGCTCGCCGGCCGTCGCCGTGACGACTACGTCATCAGCACGAAGGTCGGCCGCATCGTGCTCGACGAAATGGAAGACGCGAAGACGCGCGACTACGGCGAAAAGAGCGGGATCTTCGCGCATGGCCGCGCGAACCGGCTGGTGAGCGACTACTCGGCCGACGCGACGCTGCGCTCGATCGAGGACAGCCTGAAGCGCCTGCGCACCGACCGCCTCGACATCGTCTGGGTGCACGACATCGCGCAGGACATCCATGGCGACGAATGGCTCGCGCAGTTCGAGGCCGCGCGCAAGGGCGCGTTCCGCGTGCTGGGCAAGCTGCGCGAAGAAGGCGTGATCGGTGCGTGGGGCCTCGGCGTGAACCGCGTCGAGCCGATCGAACTGGTGCTGGATCTGGCCGAACCGCAACCGGACGGCATGCTGCTGGCCGGCCGCTACACGCTGCTCGATCACGAACGCGCGCTGCAGCGCGTGATGCCGGCGGCTGCGGCCCGCAACGTCGGGATCGTCGTCGGCGGCCCGTACAGTTCTGGGGTGCTCGTCGGCGGCGCGCACTTCGAATACCGGAAGGCGCCGCCCGACATCGTCGCGAAGGTCGAGCGCATCCGCGCGATCGCGGCGCGCTACGACGTGCCGGTCAAGGCGGCCGCGCTGCAGTTCGTGCTCGCGCATCCGGCGACGGCCGCGGTGATTCCGGGCGCGAGCCGGCCCGAGCGGATCGCGGAAGATTCAGCGGCACTGACGTTCGATATCCCCGCCGATTTCTGGCGCGAGATGCGCGAGCAGCAGCTCGTCGCGGCCGATGCACCGCTGCCGATCGATCGCTGA